The Nitrososphaerota archaeon nucleotide sequence TTAAGAAGACTAGAAAAAAGAATTGAACGTTTAGAAGCTTATTCAGTTGAAGATCCTAAATCTATTTTCAAAGATATAATTGAAATAGTAAGAATGAATCAACAAATAGTAGATGAACTCGCAAAATCAAACGATGCTTTAAGAATTGAATTATCTAAAATTCCCGGTAGATTAGATGAATTAATAACTGATATGAAAGAATTAATAGCTTTTATTAAAGCTTCTGGAGAAATGGAGCAGACAGAAATAAATAAAGAGGCCATGAAGCCTGTAGTGGAAAAATTAGAAGATTTAGTTAATATAAATAAATCTTTTATTGAAAAGAATGAAGCAATGATAGAATTATTAGATGAAGTAAATAGAAGATTAAAAAAACCTTCCGTTGGGGTTCATCACCCTATACCTCTATCACAACAGAACGCGCCAAGACCTAGTCCGCCTATAAATCCTTTAATTTCTAATACTCAAAAACCTTTGAGGTGAAAAAATGAAAAAAGGAATATCTGCTGTAATTGCTACACTACTTTTGCTAGTAATAACAATAGGTTTAGCAATGACAGCTTATTTTTATATAAATAACATGGTACAAAGAAGTACGTCTAAAGTAATTAACATAGAGCCAGGTTATTGTTCAAATGGTGTAATAACTTTAGTTATAACAAATTTAGGTACAGAAACAATTCAAAATGGTGATATAAAATATACATTAAATTCAGGTACAGTAAATAATTTAAATTTAGCTACAGGATCAAGCTATCCTATACCTCCTAGAGGAACAGCAGTTGCAACTATCTCTGGTGCGGTTGCAGGTATTAACAATATTATAATACTAACACCGTCTGGATCAATAAAACAGCAAGTATTTTGTTAAGTGTTTAAAATGAAAGCTCAAACTCAAGTAGTTTCTGTTATTCTTATTGTTGGAATAGCTATAGCTGCTATTGCTACAATTATGCCTTGGTCAATAAATATGATACAAAAAAGGAAGGACGCAAAAGCAACAGACGATGCCTTTAATTTTTTTATTTTGCTTGATTCTAAAATAAGAAATATAGCCCAAAATGGTGGAGAGGAATCGTTGCAATTAAATGTACCAGGTAAACTAACAGTATATCCTTCAGTTATTTTTGGAGAAAATAATAATAGCATAAATTTTGTTTTTACTAGCAAAATAGCAAATATAGCTTCAAACGAGTGGATGTGTTTATCTTCAAATTGTAATGAAACAGCGACACTAGGTATAGATAGTTTTGGTGTTATATTTGGAAAAGTCAAAAAACAAAACGACTATATGACCATTGAATATAAACTTTGGTATAGAGATCTTATAGATAGAGAAAAAAACCAAAAATATAGAATAATAATAAATACAACAAATAATGAAATAAAATCTACAACGACATCTTATTTGAGAATACAAAAATTAAGATCATATACGGTTATTAATCAATCTTTAACTATAACAGAAATCAATATAATAGTATAATGAAAGGCCAAAGCTACATAGTCGAATTTATAATAATGTTTGGCATAGCCTTTTTAGTTTTTTCTATAATAAGCTATCTATTTTATACTCAAACCGATTTTTTAAGTAAAAAAATAGGAGAAAAGCAAGCAAGATTAATAAATAAAGCTGCTCTTATGTGTATTATAAAATCAAATAATTGTAGGGGGTGTGATAATATAACTATTTATCAGGAAATACCATATAAAATTGGTAACATGAACTATAATATTACATTTAACAATCAAAAAATTCAAGTTATTCTTTTTTTTGATGTAATAAATAGTACTACTTATAATATGAATGAAACATTTAATTTTTCTGGTAATGTTAAAAGTAATAATAAAAAAATAGAAATCAAAATTAATAATAAAAATATAATGGTAGATTAATATGCGAGGAATTTTTTCTAGATTGGTTAAAGGATATAAAAATCTAAATAATGAAAATTCAAAAAATATTCAATCTTCTATCATTAAAGGTCCTGTTCAAATAGAAGGAGAGATTTCAATAAAAAAACCAGAAGAGATAAAAAAATATTTAAGTGAGGGAATTGAAATACCAGAATTTTCATTTAAAATATCAAATTTTGGCTTGGAAGAAGATGAAGAGAAAATCTATTTAACGTATCCTTTAATACCGGAAAACCCATCTAAAGATGAGCCTATAATGGCTTATGCCAAAATATTATGGAATAATGAAAAAGGTTTTTATGAATATATAGTAGTAGAACCACCAATTACAGATCAGATAAATGAAATTTTCTCCAAATTAAAAGAATTAATAGAAGAAAAATTAGATGTAGATTTTAATAAATTAACTAATGAAGAATCAAAACAATATCTAAAAAAACAGTTAGAAGAACTTGTTAACATCTTTAATATAAAAATAACAGAAAAAGAAAAAACAATTTTAGAATACTATATAGATAGAGATTTTTTAGGTATGGGAAAATTAGAACCTCTAATGCATGATCAAAATATAGAAGACATAAGTTGTGATGGTGTAAATATACCTATTTTCATATTTCATAAAAATCCTAAAATTGGGACAGTAAGAACCAATATAGTTTATTCAGATCCAAATGAACTAGACGAGACTTTAGTAAGATTTGCTCAGTTATGTGGCCAGTCTATATCTGTATTAAATCCGATATTAGATGGCACTTTACCTGACGGGTCCAGAATTCAAGGAACACTATCTACTGATATTGCTAAGAGAGGAAGCAATTTTACTATAAGAAAATTTAATAAAACACCATACACACCCACTCATATATTAGCTACCGAAACAGCAGATTTAAAAACATTAGCATATCTTTGGACAGCTATAGATTACGGTAGTAGCATCTTATTGTCAGGTGGTACAGCTACAGGAAAAACTACATTTTTAAATGTTCTTTCACTTTTTATAAGACCTGAAATGAAAATTGTTAGTATAGAAGATACAAGTGAAATTGTTCTACCACACCCACATTGGAT carries:
- a CDS encoding archaellin/type IV pilin N-terminal domain-containing protein, whose product is MKKGISAVIATLLLLVITIGLAMTAYFYINNMVQRSTSKVINIEPGYCSNGVITLVITNLGTETIQNGDIKYTLNSGTVNNLNLATGSSYPIPPRGTAVATISGAVAGINNIIILTPSGSIKQQVFC
- a CDS encoding type II/IV secretion system ATPase subunit, whose translation is MRGIFSRLVKGYKNLNNENSKNIQSSIIKGPVQIEGEISIKKPEEIKKYLSEGIEIPEFSFKISNFGLEEDEEKIYLTYPLIPENPSKDEPIMAYAKILWNNEKGFYEYIVVEPPITDQINEIFSKLKELIEEKLDVDFNKLTNEESKQYLKKQLEELVNIFNIKITEKEKTILEYYIDRDFLGMGKLEPLMHDQNIEDISCDGVNIPIFIFHKNPKIGTVRTNIVYSDPNELDETLVRFAQLCGQSISVLNPILDGTLPDGSRIQGTLSTDIAKRGSNFTIRKFNKTPYTPTHILATETADLKTLAYLWTAIDYGSSILLSGGTATGKTTFLNVLSLFIRPEMKIVSIEDTSEIVLPHPHWISQIARVPIASEHEKIRGKVDLFDLLRESLRQRPDYIIVGEVRGKEAYVLFQQMATGHYSLATIHAESMEKLVDRLITPPIQLPPSLIENLDIVIFITATRYKGKFVRKIKSINEVVGFNYSENKPIFKEIIRWNSEKNKFEVINKSSILEKIRKRYGFTQKQIVDEIKRRMLVLSWMLEKNITDYKDVAKIIQAYYRDPSKVIDIISGEI